One window of the Marinilactibacillus sp. Marseille-P9653 genome contains the following:
- a CDS encoding PTS sugar transporter subunit IIB, with product MKKILLACSSGMSTSLLVTKMEEEAAKRGEEVKIWAVAQDKAEHDMEEADVLLIGPQMRFMKKKFAVTAEKVGIPLDVIDPVSYGRVDGAAVLNKAFELIEQG from the coding sequence ATGAAGAAAATATTATTAGCTTGTTCTTCGGGAATGTCTACAAGTTTACTTGTAACAAAAATGGAAGAAGAAGCAGCAAAACGTGGAGAAGAAGTTAAGATCTGGGCAGTTGCTCAAGATAAAGCTGAACACGACATGGAAGAAGCAGATGTATTATTGATTGGACCACAAATGCGTTTCATGAAAAAGAAATTTGCTGTAACTGCTGAAAAAGTAGGTATTCCATTAGACGTTATTGATCCAGTGTCATACGGTAGAGTGGATGGTGCGGCTGTACTAAACAAAGCTTTCGAATTGATCGAACAAGGATAA
- a CDS encoding monovalent cation/H+ antiporter complex subunit F: MTFDTVIMLIVLLLSILGLIRVLLGPTIWDRMLGFSVFSSKIIIMAVLIGVIIRRTYIIDVAIIYGVLGFIGTIMIARTIERRGDI; this comes from the coding sequence ATGACATTTGATACAGTTATTATGCTAATCGTTCTATTGTTATCCATTTTAGGTCTGATTCGTGTACTACTTGGTCCAACGATTTGGGACAGAATGCTTGGCTTTTCAGTGTTTTCGTCAAAAATCATCATAATGGCTGTGCTCATTGGGGTGATCATTCGTCGTACATATATTATAGATGTCGCAATCATCTATGGCGTATTAGGCTTTATCGGGACAATTATGATTGCGAGGACGATAGAGAGAAGAGGGGATATTTAA
- a CDS encoding sodium:proton antiporter, with product MEFINGEIVGILLFFIGLYGLMTKKSIAKTIMSMSIMESGVFLFFITINYSTNSVPPIGQAQEASFADPVPSALMITAIVIGIGVTAIGLTMFMHYKQKHGITHWTRKRAQQGSDH from the coding sequence TTGGAGTTTATCAATGGAGAGATTGTCGGTATCTTATTATTTTTCATAGGCTTATATGGATTGATGACAAAAAAGTCTATTGCGAAAACCATTATGTCTATGTCGATCATGGAGTCAGGTGTATTTTTGTTTTTTATCACCATTAATTATTCAACCAATAGTGTTCCTCCTATCGGTCAGGCCCAAGAAGCCTCGTTTGCGGATCCTGTTCCTTCAGCACTCATGATAACGGCGATTGTTATTGGTATCGGCGTTACAGCGATTGGCTTAACCATGTTTATGCATTATAAGCAAAAACACGGGATCACGCATTGGACTAGAAAACGAGCGCAGCAAGGAAGTGATCATTGA
- a CDS encoding hydrogenase subunit MbhD domain-containing protein, protein MIEPILMCILLVLACISVLSDNLRRSIVFLGAFSLTMALTYLYYNAPDVALAEAAIGVGLSTIMYLVALKKIAVYSIIYVDEHADQISDDQITGISNSIIKPLELFLERTEEIEPQIAYSNHSLESIIEEDLHDFIIYKKDHLTYFYGKASDLIFQDIIANMNETIDNIEEIRVVFRDEVLSDDAIE, encoded by the coding sequence ATGATTGAACCTATATTAATGTGCATACTACTAGTCTTAGCTTGTATATCCGTACTCTCAGATAACTTAAGAAGATCCATCGTATTTTTAGGCGCTTTTTCCTTGACGATGGCCTTGACCTATCTCTATTATAACGCACCAGATGTAGCATTAGCAGAGGCGGCAATAGGCGTCGGTTTATCCACCATTATGTACCTAGTAGCCCTTAAGAAAATAGCTGTCTATTCCATTATTTACGTCGACGAACATGCTGACCAAATAAGCGACGATCAGATAACAGGTATCTCAAATAGCATCATTAAGCCTTTAGAACTTTTTCTTGAAAGAACAGAAGAAATCGAACCACAGATTGCTTATTCTAATCATTCTCTTGAGTCCATTATAGAAGAAGATCTCCATGACTTTATTATCTATAAAAAAGATCACCTGACCTATTTTTATGGAAAAGCATCCGACCTTATTTTTCAAGATATCATCGCCAATATGAATGAGACCATTGATAACATAGAAGAAATCAGAGTCGTTTTCAGAGACGAGGTGCTGTCAGATGATGCAATCGAATAA
- a CDS encoding YcjF family protein: protein MKLPNDRINVIQEILDKTEKEIENMNPVNILIAGKTGVGKSTLINNIFREKLADTGIGKPVTKHLRKISKNGIPIVLYDTRGLELEQTIQQRVKKEMLDLINQNKHSKEAIHVVYYCIQATSSRIEDMELELIKDISENIPVILVLTQALGQPTEDFKRYLENMNLPVAGIQTVMSEPYVISDDYTIPAFGLKELVSKSLEVIPEDAQKAFTNAQQADIERKAKNARRWATRYVASSFGIGFIPIPFSDASVLVPMQITLLAHITAIFGISLDKSSIVSIIAAVGGTGSATFLGKSIVGNALKFIPGAGTVIGGVISGTTASIVTSALAASYIEVLSVMAFKEMNGETVNLSFIENLMRKQFKKNIHMKGKKINKKELEFDRTTDTTDYEHLLNNDENQKVPFYKKVAPKIKNTVKRFSRNK, encoded by the coding sequence ATGAAGCTACCAAATGATAGAATAAATGTAATACAAGAAATTTTAGATAAAACAGAAAAAGAAATTGAAAATATGAATCCTGTCAATATACTGATCGCAGGTAAAACGGGTGTGGGTAAAAGTACACTCATTAACAATATTTTCAGAGAAAAATTAGCTGATACAGGAATAGGAAAACCTGTAACCAAGCATCTTAGAAAAATATCGAAAAATGGTATCCCGATTGTTTTATACGATACGCGTGGCTTAGAGCTTGAGCAGACCATTCAGCAGCGCGTTAAAAAAGAGATGCTCGATTTAATCAATCAAAATAAACACTCCAAAGAAGCAATCCATGTTGTTTATTACTGTATTCAAGCGACCTCTTCTCGTATCGAAGACATGGAACTAGAATTAATCAAAGATATCTCAGAAAATATTCCAGTTATTCTTGTGCTCACTCAAGCTCTAGGGCAGCCAACTGAAGATTTTAAGCGATACCTTGAAAACATGAATTTACCAGTTGCCGGTATTCAAACCGTTATGTCTGAACCTTACGTGATTTCAGATGACTATACAATCCCAGCATTCGGTTTAAAAGAACTTGTCAGTAAATCACTGGAAGTTATCCCCGAAGATGCACAAAAGGCTTTTACGAACGCCCAGCAAGCAGATATTGAACGCAAAGCAAAAAATGCTAGACGCTGGGCTACTCGATATGTTGCATCTAGTTTTGGAATTGGATTTATTCCCATTCCCTTTTCAGATGCCTCTGTACTAGTGCCTATGCAAATTACTTTGTTAGCACATATTACGGCCATTTTTGGGATTTCACTGGATAAGTCTTCTATAGTCTCAATCATTGCTGCAGTTGGTGGAACAGGTTCGGCTACATTCTTAGGTAAATCCATCGTCGGGAATGCATTGAAGTTCATTCCAGGAGCGGGTACAGTAATCGGGGGCGTTATTAGTGGTACAACTGCTTCTATCGTGACAAGTGCTTTAGCAGCAAGTTATATTGAAGTTCTTAGTGTAATGGCCTTTAAAGAAATGAATGGCGAAACAGTCAATCTTTCTTTTATAGAAAACCTTATGCGTAAGCAATTTAAGAAAAACATTCATATGAAAGGTAAGAAGATCAATAAAAAAGAGCTTGAGTTTGATCGTACTACCGATACTACTGATTATGAGCATTTACTGAACAACGATGAAAATCAAAAGGTTCCTTTTTATAAAAAAGTCGCCCCAAAAATAAAGAATACCGTGAAAAGATTTTCCAGAAATAAATAA
- the celB gene encoding PTS cellobiose transporter subunit IIC, translating into MNKFMSVLEDFLLPIADKLNNNRYLTALRNGFMVALPLIIFGSIFVVIANLPFLDRVISEEAYTAYQNALGPASAATLSIMGLFVIIGIGFKMVEQRGGESIYGGVVALASFLILTPQILEETTGVIPTSALGAEGMFLGIFTAFISAELYQLFVRKNLTIKMPAGVPDAVSRSFSALIPITLTLSAFLLVRIAFSFTAFDTVQNFIYTLIQQPLTALGSGLPATIIAVLLIQVFWFFGLHGQIIINSVFDPIWYSLNDQNLSAFQEGRELPNIVTKQFMDTFIVGIGGSGMTLAVIAAIFVVTKSRQLRELGKLGGPAGIFNVNEPLIFGLPIIMNPLVVIPWLVAPVVVAIVTYFAMDIGFAPKPAGLIVPWTTPALLSGYLATGNNIMGAVMQLINIAIVFVIWLPFLKVLDNQYYREEQSAVPAK; encoded by the coding sequence ATGAATAAATTTATGAGTGTATTAGAAGATTTTCTTTTACCCATTGCTGACAAGCTTAATAATAACCGTTACCTAACTGCTTTACGTAACGGTTTTATGGTAGCGTTACCTTTGATCATATTTGGATCAATTTTTGTCGTTATTGCTAACCTGCCATTTTTAGATAGAGTCATTAGTGAAGAAGCTTATACAGCTTATCAAAATGCATTAGGACCAGCATCAGCTGCAACCTTGAGTATAATGGGTCTATTCGTTATTATCGGTATTGGTTTCAAAATGGTTGAACAGCGTGGAGGAGAATCCATCTATGGTGGAGTAGTTGCCTTAGCTTCATTCTTGATATTGACTCCTCAAATCTTAGAAGAAACAACTGGTGTTATTCCGACTTCTGCACTAGGAGCGGAAGGAATGTTCCTTGGTATTTTCACAGCTTTTATTTCTGCTGAGTTATATCAATTATTTGTTCGAAAAAATCTTACAATCAAAATGCCTGCTGGTGTACCGGATGCAGTATCGAGATCCTTCAGTGCTTTGATTCCAATTACGTTAACTTTATCTGCATTTTTACTCGTTCGTATCGCATTTAGCTTTACAGCGTTTGATACGGTTCAGAACTTCATTTATACTTTAATACAACAACCGCTTACAGCACTTGGTAGTGGATTACCAGCAACCATCATTGCTGTACTATTGATCCAAGTATTCTGGTTCTTTGGATTACATGGACAAATTATTATCAACTCAGTATTTGATCCAATCTGGTATTCTCTTAACGATCAAAACCTTTCTGCTTTCCAAGAAGGCCGAGAATTACCAAATATCGTTACTAAACAATTTATGGATACCTTTATTGTAGGTATTGGTGGTTCTGGTATGACATTAGCTGTTATTGCAGCAATTTTTGTAGTCACTAAAAGTCGTCAGCTTCGTGAGCTTGGCAAACTAGGTGGACCTGCTGGAATATTCAACGTTAACGAACCTTTGATCTTTGGTCTTCCAATTATCATGAATCCACTTGTCGTTATACCTTGGTTAGTTGCACCTGTTGTCGTAGCTATCGTAACGTATTTCGCGATGGACATTGGGTTTGCACCAAAACCTGCAGGACTGATTGTTCCTTGGACAACACCCGCTTTACTAAGTGGCTATCTAGCTACAGGAAACAATATCATGGGTGCTGTTATGCAATTGATTAATATAGCGATTGTATTCGTAATCTGGTTACCATTCCTAAAAGTATTAGATAATCAGTATTACCGTGAAGAACAAAGTGCTGTACCTGCTAAATAG
- a CDS encoding PTS lactose/cellobiose transporter subunit IIA, whose product MDPMTEVAFQIILFAGNGKSSAMEAIHEAKEGNFEEADKKLKEAGDELGKAHQHQTTLLQNEARGEQQQLNIILVHSQDHLMTAMTVRDLATEIVEIYRTR is encoded by the coding sequence ATGGATCCAATGACAGAGGTTGCGTTTCAAATTATCTTGTTTGCAGGTAATGGCAAATCAAGCGCAATGGAAGCTATACATGAAGCAAAAGAAGGTAATTTTGAAGAAGCAGACAAGAAGTTGAAAGAAGCCGGTGATGAATTAGGGAAAGCACATCAACATCAAACGACTCTGCTTCAAAACGAAGCACGGGGAGAACAACAGCAACTGAATATTATATTAGTACATTCGCAAGATCATTTAATGACAGCCATGACTGTTCGTGATTTAGCTACTGAAATTGTTGAAATTTATAGAACAAGATAA
- a CDS encoding complex I subunit 5 family protein, with translation MLYSLVLAPIIFGLLAYVVNKKIATVLLLVFQFLFGLYAFYVFFTVNSSGTLLWNAGGYPDGVALSLYADPISSVMVLFTAVFYFAFLVYAIRQTYFKPLFYFMFMVLEGLMMGLFLSSDLFNIFVFLEVSTVVVSILIMINKEKQAIYDGMIYFFVNVIGTAFLLFGIAMIYRTFGMLDIRMIQEAMSQIEDPKSVILPYAFMMTTVSLKTAVTPLFSWLPKAHGTPSAPPVVSAILSGLYIKSGVYLFIRFSNMYASAIDMHEFFFWIGFITSTVGFVMALGQHDIKLILAYHTVSQVGLIMMGLNMASEIAFWGAVYHIFNHAIFKSTLFLTAGLIYDEYDTRDVYQIRGLFKRMPLVAIATALAMLGITGAPFFNGSISKYMIAHGTYDYSTTILLNIVNLGTTMSFIKYATMLFGKNPKEGRAKIDIFALSASLFMGVASLITGIFGERLSEFLFNFEVHVNPEEYIQKGIVYVLMIIAGIGFYNGIIKHGGFLTRIGHLELTFNATITAMVGYFILLVAYLNFLY, from the coding sequence ATGTTATATAGTTTAGTATTAGCGCCAATTATTTTTGGGCTACTGGCTTATGTAGTGAACAAAAAGATTGCTACGGTTCTGTTGTTAGTTTTCCAATTTCTTTTTGGCCTTTATGCTTTCTACGTATTTTTCACAGTGAACAGCTCTGGGACTTTACTTTGGAATGCTGGTGGTTATCCAGATGGAGTAGCACTCAGTCTCTATGCTGATCCAATCTCTAGTGTAATGGTCTTGTTTACAGCTGTTTTTTACTTTGCCTTTCTAGTTTATGCCATTAGACAAACATATTTTAAACCCCTTTTTTATTTTATGTTTATGGTTTTAGAAGGCTTGATGATGGGATTATTTCTTTCCAGTGACTTGTTCAATATTTTTGTCTTTTTGGAAGTTTCAACCGTTGTCGTTTCTATACTGATTATGATTAATAAAGAAAAGCAGGCAATTTACGATGGTATGATATACTTTTTTGTGAATGTAATTGGAACAGCTTTTTTATTATTTGGAATCGCAATGATTTATAGAACTTTTGGTATGTTAGATATTCGAATGATCCAAGAAGCAATGAGTCAAATCGAAGATCCTAAATCAGTCATTTTACCTTACGCTTTTATGATGACGACGGTATCGCTAAAAACAGCCGTAACGCCTTTATTCAGCTGGCTTCCGAAAGCCCATGGGACACCGAGTGCACCACCAGTCGTTTCAGCTATATTATCTGGTCTTTACATAAAAAGCGGCGTCTATTTGTTTATTCGCTTCTCAAATATGTATGCTTCAGCTATCGATATGCACGAATTCTTTTTCTGGATCGGTTTTATTACGTCAACGGTAGGATTTGTGATGGCACTAGGGCAACATGACATTAAATTAATTCTCGCTTATCATACAGTTTCTCAGGTTGGATTGATCATGATGGGTCTGAATATGGCTTCTGAAATTGCATTCTGGGGAGCCGTCTATCATATCTTCAATCATGCTATCTTCAAATCGACCTTGTTTTTAACTGCTGGATTGATTTATGACGAGTATGATACCCGAGATGTCTATCAGATCAGAGGGCTGTTCAAACGAATGCCTCTGGTCGCTATCGCTACGGCTTTGGCCATGTTAGGCATTACTGGTGCCCCATTTTTTAATGGTAGTATTTCAAAATATATGATTGCTCATGGTACGTACGATTACTCAACAACGATTCTACTAAACATTGTCAATCTAGGCACGACCATGTCTTTTATTAAATACGCTACGATGTTGTTTGGTAAAAATCCTAAAGAGGGCCGTGCAAAAATCGATATTTTTGCTTTATCTGCCTCTTTATTTATGGGTGTCGCATCTTTAATCACGGGTATATTTGGAGAGCGTCTATCTGAATTCCTCTTTAATTTTGAGGTCCATGTGAATCCTGAAGAGTACATTCAAAAAGGAATCGTGTATGTTTTAATGATCATTGCCGGTATCGGATTTTACAATGGGATTATTAAGCACGGGGGCTTTCTAACAAGAATTGGTCATCTTGAATTGACTTTTAATGCAACGATAACCGCTATGGTTGGTTACTTCATTTTACTAGTTGCCTACTTAAACTTCTTATACTAA
- a CDS encoding Na+/H+ antiporter subunit E, with amino-acid sequence MSSKLKKSIQEMIQNKEIIVILTFIWVILFESFSIVTISTGLLISSLIILFTDQFLLKGNYEFDYLIGLGTLLHFIVQLILEIFIAGMRVIPNILKGQGEAQIITCKTILKEELLIDLLANAITLTPGTVTIDKKGSTLKILVLNPPEKDEDLRSIIPLEIEKILMKYEEKAAQKNSSSNNKKGEPNDI; translated from the coding sequence TTGAGCAGTAAACTCAAAAAGTCTATTCAAGAAATGATTCAAAACAAAGAAATTATTGTCATCCTTACGTTCATATGGGTTATCTTATTTGAGTCTTTTTCTATTGTTACGATAAGTACTGGCTTGCTTATATCTTCACTCATTATTCTTTTCACTGATCAGTTTCTTTTAAAAGGCAATTATGAATTTGATTATTTGATTGGTTTAGGAACATTACTTCATTTTATAGTACAACTCATTCTAGAAATTTTTATAGCAGGTATGCGGGTTATTCCGAATATTTTGAAAGGCCAAGGAGAAGCACAAATTATTACCTGCAAGACGATTCTTAAAGAAGAACTACTCATTGATCTTCTTGCTAATGCTATCACCTTGACGCCTGGAACGGTTACGATAGATAAAAAGGGCAGTACCTTAAAAATTTTAGTATTGAATCCTCCTGAAAAAGATGAAGATCTAAGAAGCATTATTCCACTTGAAATCGAAAAGATATTGATGAAGTATGAAGAAAAAGCTGCTCAAAAAAATTCCAGTTCAAACAATAAGAAAGGAGAACCCAATGACATTTGA
- a CDS encoding MnhB domain-containing protein, translating into MMQSNKTLRIVRVLLAIVGAIVVIFTFTSYSVKLDTPLMDYFTADFYAQTGAQNAIGAIYLNYRVFDTLFEALMLVVSVIEVINVSWSNIHSEKYQYEENNLQKKNNSEIITRMMGMIYPFVLLIGLYTIINGHVSPGGGFQGGAILATALITRYLVYPNFDLNLDILERLEKLLFFCILLLPILYIFMELGPSDNIFMDQIYLIALNLLIGFKVFSGLSIIFYRFVFYENQ; encoded by the coding sequence ATGATGCAATCGAATAAAACACTTCGCATAGTTAGAGTTCTTTTAGCTATTGTCGGTGCTATTGTGGTTATTTTTACGTTTACTAGTTACTCAGTGAAGCTCGACACACCGTTGATGGATTATTTTACAGCCGATTTTTATGCCCAGACAGGGGCACAAAATGCTATCGGGGCAATTTATTTAAATTATAGAGTGTTCGATACGCTTTTCGAAGCATTGATGCTTGTTGTATCCGTAATCGAAGTGATCAATGTCTCGTGGTCAAACATTCATTCAGAGAAATATCAATATGAAGAAAATAATCTTCAAAAGAAAAATAATTCAGAAATTATTACACGTATGATGGGTATGATTTATCCGTTTGTATTATTGATTGGTTTATATACGATTATAAATGGTCATGTGTCCCCAGGTGGAGGATTCCAGGGAGGAGCGATTTTAGCTACTGCATTAATCACTCGTTATCTAGTGTATCCAAATTTCGATTTGAACTTAGATATACTTGAACGACTGGAGAAGCTTTTGTTCTTTTGTATTCTTTTGCTACCTATCTTATACATCTTTATGGAACTAGGACCATCCGATAACATTTTTATGGACCAAATCTATCTAATTGCATTGAATTTACTGATAGGATTTAAGGTGTTTTCTGGATTAAGTATTATATTTTACCGGTTTGTTTTTTACGAAAACCAATAA
- a CDS encoding zinc-dependent alcohol dehydrogenase produces the protein MRAVTYQGKEKMTVTTVPDPKIQEPTDAIIRVTATAICGSDLHLYHNGNMVLNDDYVVGHEPMGIVEEVGPDVKNLKVGDRIVVPFNVSCGHCHFCENDMESQCDESNRNPETDYGGLFGFGKLNGDYPGGQAEFLRVPYADQTSFKVPDNHIADEKVLFLSDIVPTAYWSVEHAGVKPGDTVIVLGSGPVGLLAQRFAKMKGAKRVIAVDRVKHRLEYSAKKIGVETLNFEEVDIPGMALKDMTHGGADVVIDCVGMDGKQRKLEKVTNLITPQMGTTSPIEMASMAVKKFGTIMLTGVYLTPATNFPINHIFARNVTLKSGQTPVPHLMPKLYEMIKNNEFDPSDIITHTMPLEDAAKGYEIFDKKEDNNIKVVLKP, from the coding sequence ATGCGCGCAGTAACTTATCAAGGTAAAGAGAAAATGACGGTGACGACTGTACCTGATCCAAAGATCCAAGAACCAACTGATGCGATCATACGTGTCACAGCTACAGCTATCTGTGGATCCGATCTTCATCTTTATCACAATGGAAATATGGTTTTAAATGACGACTATGTTGTTGGACACGAACCAATGGGTATTGTAGAAGAAGTAGGACCAGATGTAAAAAATTTAAAAGTAGGCGACAGAATCGTTGTTCCATTTAATGTTAGTTGTGGCCATTGTCATTTTTGCGAAAACGACATGGAAAGCCAATGCGATGAATCCAATCGTAATCCAGAAACAGATTATGGTGGATTATTCGGATTTGGTAAATTAAATGGAGACTATCCTGGTGGGCAGGCAGAATTTCTACGTGTTCCTTATGCTGATCAAACGTCTTTCAAAGTACCAGACAATCATATAGCGGATGAAAAAGTTCTGTTTCTTTCTGATATTGTTCCTACAGCTTATTGGAGTGTGGAGCATGCAGGAGTTAAACCAGGAGATACTGTAATTGTTCTTGGATCAGGTCCTGTTGGTTTGCTGGCACAACGTTTTGCTAAAATGAAGGGTGCAAAACGGGTGATTGCTGTAGATAGAGTTAAACATCGTCTAGAATATTCAGCTAAAAAAATCGGTGTTGAAACACTTAACTTTGAAGAAGTTGATATTCCAGGAATGGCCTTAAAAGATATGACACATGGTGGAGCGGATGTAGTCATTGATTGCGTCGGAATGGACGGAAAACAACGCAAACTAGAAAAAGTCACTAATCTGATTACACCTCAAATGGGAACGACTAGTCCAATTGAGATGGCTAGTATGGCTGTGAAAAAATTTGGAACAATCATGCTGACTGGTGTTTACTTGACACCTGCTACTAATTTCCCCATTAATCATATTTTCGCTAGAAACGTTACATTGAAATCTGGCCAAACGCCGGTTCCTCATCTAATGCCTAAACTGTATGAAATGATTAAGAACAATGAATTTGATCCTAGTGATATCATAACGCATACGATGCCTTTAGAAGATGCAGCAAAAGGATATGAAATATTCGATAAAAAAGAAGACAACAACATTAAAGTTGTTTTAAAACCTTAA
- a CDS encoding YrrS family protein — protein sequence MKNNRSNKSRVERKTRTDEKEQPKKSYDKYYYIVVAVLLAILIAIVAYIFFVPRNGDSNLADPPQTNPELISGNNDESADEVEETADSEDAEDPDMDSEQPEQDSEEVTEEDSETADVEEVESDDPLVEEATTGNWSPIGTSQTGEHTTDFSTGSQDRTEISEAVRSVTGLSAGNMTEWWVGGNGPSQVTVTASTNDQSEVYRVFLQFVEEEGWQPTRIEKLTAVPSEYQ from the coding sequence ATGAAAAACAACCGTTCAAACAAATCAAGAGTTGAAAGAAAGACAAGAACAGACGAAAAAGAGCAACCGAAAAAATCCTATGATAAATACTACTATATCGTCGTTGCAGTATTACTAGCCATCCTCATTGCTATCGTTGCTTACATTTTTTTCGTTCCTAGAAACGGAGACAGTAACTTGGCGGATCCACCACAAACAAACCCTGAACTCATATCAGGTAACAATGATGAATCCGCAGATGAAGTAGAAGAAACGGCAGATTCAGAAGATGCAGAAGATCCTGATATGGATTCTGAGCAACCAGAACAAGATAGCGAAGAGGTCACAGAAGAAGATTCTGAAACGGCCGATGTCGAAGAAGTAGAGTCGGATGATCCTCTCGTAGAAGAAGCTACTACAGGAAACTGGTCCCCGATAGGTACAAGCCAGACCGGTGAACATACAACTGACTTTAGTACAGGTTCTCAAGACCGTACGGAAATCAGTGAAGCCGTCAGATCCGTTACAGGATTATCAGCTGGCAATATGACTGAATGGTGGGTCGGTGGAAATGGGCCAAGCCAAGTAACCGTCACGGCATCTACAAATGATCAATCAGAAGTTTATAGAGTCTTTCTTCAATTTGTTGAAGAAGAAGGATGGCAACCAACTAGGATAGAAAAATTGACTGCCGTACCTTCAGAATATCAATAG
- the mnhG gene encoding monovalent cation/H(+) antiporter subunit G, with amino-acid sequence MGIVLEWVGNTLMVIGVIFMALGVFGIYRFNDFFLRILITAKVDTVGFIAVMFGLMVKNGFSIFSGKILVVLVMYLITNPLATHAVTRSAHLSGYRIKKERM; translated from the coding sequence ATGGGTATCGTACTTGAATGGGTCGGTAATACTCTGATGGTCATTGGTGTGATTTTCATGGCTTTGGGTGTATTCGGTATTTACAGATTTAACGATTTCTTTTTGAGAATACTGATTACAGCAAAAGTGGATACAGTTGGCTTTATAGCTGTCATGTTTGGTCTGATGGTTAAAAATGGGTTCAGTATTTTTAGTGGAAAGATCCTGGTAGTACTCGTCATGTATCTGATAACAAACCCTTTGGCTACACACGCCGTTACTCGTTCTGCTCATTTGAGCGGTTATAGAATAAAGAAAGAGAGAATGTAG